The following nucleotide sequence is from Cryptococcus neoformans var. grubii H99 chromosome 5, complete sequence.
TCTTACCCCGGATGTGTTCTACAACCTTGCCAAGAGTACCATGCTCTCGCATGAGTTTGAGAGCGGTCTTGGGTCCTATGCCCTTACATGGCTCAAGATAGTCGCAACCAAGGAGGATACATAATTCAATGAACTGACATTTGTTAGCCACATAGAAGTCAAAGTCCAGATCATGAAACTCACTTGATCCATGGACATTTCAAGATCTCGAAGGGCAACGTCAAGATGAATTTCCGAGATAGGCATCCTCTTAGCCTCACTAAATGTCAAATGTCGCAAAAGAATAGGAGAATTGAAGGTGAGAGTATCCATATCCTCTGAACCAGCTGCATAGACCTTGCCGGCTCGAGCAAGCTCTGCGCACTGTGCTTCGGCTTCTCCCGGGGCCTGCTGAACTTCATCAGTATCCTTCACTCCTTCCGCACCACGAAGATGACTGACGGTGACAACAGGGATACCCATTAAACTCAGAAGCTTTTTACACTCTTCGTTGTGTTCACGCGTTACTCGCACTTGCCTTCGGGCAAGCTTATCAACATCCTCAGCTGTACCAGTCTCCttcgcctcttcttcgccttctttaGCTTCTTCCCGGCGAGCAAAACGTTTGGCAAGCTATATTCGCAATCAGCCGTTGCTGCATGTTCTGCAATTCAATGTATTTACGACTGAGCCCTTGAGCTCTGGCGGTTTACCGTCAAAGATATAGCACGGTTTGATACCATGATCTACCATTCTTATCGTTCGATAAAAGAAGCCCATAAGATGACTTAGATACTGGTTAGCAAAGTAATTCTTGTCAAATAGTCGGATTACACACCTTGTCACGTCTCCACTTTCATTCATCAACATTTGGCCGTCTTGTTGTCTGACAGCAATAAGGAACTGGTAAATGGACATGGACGCGTCGATAGCGACCTTTCTACCAAAGAGCTGAAATCAACACGATCAGTTACACAGAGTTACTGCAAGATCTTTGGATACACACCGTCTTCATCTCATGGTCCTTCATACATTTGGGAGCGTTTTCGCTCAGCAGACCGGTAAGACCTGGCCATCAATGGGTCAGATATGGTTCGGACACGCCCAATACAACTCCGACTCACCTTTAATACCCATACTGCTCTGCGCTTACTCTGTGTGACGCGTCTGTGGAGAACTGACAATTTCGTCGTCTTCGCAATCAATGAACATGAGTCCGGCGATCAACGCGTCGGGAGTATCATGTATGATTACGTACTGGACCAGAAAAAATGTGTAGGCGCGCTAAACAAACCAAACGGCCGAAAGGTGCGAAAGCCAAACCCCAGCCAAACTTACTGCAAATAGGCGCGGGAATAACCGTTTCTCCGTCCGAGGCAGAAGACCCTGTGTCTTCTCTGCCGTCTCGTCTCGCCCCTTTGCCcatttccccttctccagtCACAACGCCTTAAAAACGCCCGAATCCCATCACAATGGcctccatcctccgtcTCAGCGTGAGTAGCTCTGCCTCTTCAACACCCCCTTGTCGCAAGAGAAATGAGTTTCGTGCagagaggtggtggtgagcAAGGGAGACTATGCTGACTTTGTTTCTCTCTAGGCCCAGAAGGCTCCCATGGCTTTTGCCCGATCTTTCTCCGTCTCTGCCGTCAAGATGGGTGAGTCTATCAATTCAGGACGTTTTCGAAAGGGTTTCGGGTGATGGTGAAAGGTGGAATTGGATAGTGAGCTGACAGTGCTTGTTAGACTTGGTCCAGGACCTCTACGTCAACCAGTTGAAGTCCTACAAGCCCGCTGCCAAGGTACATTGTCTTCATCAATCGGTTGGAGGCTCTCAATACCCTCTACGGCCTGTGGCGCGCATAGCATGGATGCTAACATTTGATCATTAATAGGCCGCTGATGCCCACGTCGGCTCTGTCCGCAGCTTCACTGCCCCCAAGGCTCCCTCCGCTCCCGCTCTTCCCACCGACCTCGCCTCCGAGCTCTCCAAGTTCGACGCTGAGGAACCCACTATTGGAGGTTCTGCCCCCAAgacttctgcttcttccgaGGGCGGTGAGAGCGTTGAGGAGTACCTTGCTTTCCTCGAGAAGGACCTCCCCAAGGCCGACGCTCACCATTAGAGTGGGAGCGTaatggatggaaggaagacagAGCGTAGTTAGGGGAATGCAAATAAACACAACTATTGAATATGGGCAAGATCGTGCGTGATGTGCAGAGGGATGTCGCATATGTGGCGTACGTGGCATCTAACAAAAGGTATTACTCGGCCTCGCCCTTGGCTTGCATTCTTTCTCgcctctcttttcccttcgTTCGAGCGTCCTCGACGGCTTTTGCTATTGGAATGTTTAGTGGGATTCACTGAAACTGGTGCAACTTTGTACTCACCGGCCATACCACTTTCGCCCAACGACTTGAATAATTGAAAAACGACAGGAAGCAAGTTGTGTCTTCTCAAAGAATTTTCCATGGCGCCCTTTTGGGACTTGTTGCGTTCGTGTTCGAGCTGATCTTGGATAACAAACTTTTGCTCAGCGGGGGTTGAGGGATCATTGATGAGTCGTTCGAGGCGGGGAATGGCGGCTGATCGGACACAGAGAAGGTTGAACATGAGCTGATTGTCGTTAGTGGCTGCTACAACATAGAGCTGTCATGAATGAGACTTACAGATCCAGCAGGATAAGTTGCAATCCTCTGTTCAATCGTTTCCCTAGCGGTATCGAGCCAGTCACCTTCAACAGGCGCGTGCATGATGGGAAACCTTCTCAAGCCGTCCAGCTCGTACAAGATATCATTGATGGGCAAGTATGCGACGAAATGATAGgcatcctccttttctctttccggGAAGGCTGAAGGGTCCATAGAAAACGGCGAGGATTTGGAGAATGAGTTGTGGACCTCGCGGATGTGGTCGGACGATGAAAGAACGTGACCGAGACTGCAAGAAAGTGTGAGCGTTTGCTTGAGTGTGAATGCATTAAAGACGTACTCGAGAGACTGCATGCCCGCACCAAACTCCCGGAGGTTTTCAAGTTCGCTCTACGCCGTGTCAGTGCTGTTCAGAAGAGCCAAGAAAGTTACTAACCCCGAGTTGAATCGATTCATCTTCGTGAACCGATCGCTGAGGCTTGATGTTCATGACCTTTTGAAACAAGTACGCATCAGCAGAGTTCTTTTTTTATATAAATGTACTCACAGCATTAAGAGCCGCGAGAGTGCCACAACTGTTGTTGATAACCTAGCATACACATGAGTTCGGACAGAATGTCAATAAAAGTTTAACAAACCTGATTGGCAAACCATACGCCATTATCTAAAGGATCAACCTCGACACCAGCACTCTCTTGGGAAGACTCCGCATCTGGTGCGACGtatttgaagaggaagataaGGGCGTGAATAGGTTTTAGGGTAGCAAGCGTCTCAGCATCGAGAGAGTACAGGTCGTCCTAAGCGCATGGTTTAGTTAAGATGTTTGTTAATGGCAATGTATGACTGACTACTTGCAATCCCTTCACGCCCAAGTCCTTGAGCAGCTGGGTGAATACCTGAGGGTCTGACTCTGTAAGTGACCAGCCGGAAGGGTCGTCTGCCATTGCTAGTCGTGGGGGATGTTTTGTATTTatggagaggaaaagaaaagtggaggttACTTCTTGGGCAGACGGTGTGTGTGGTGGCAACTGGCGGGTTACCGGACTTTGTTATGCATCGTTTTTGCCGCCGGTGCagtcttctttcttcctacCTCCCATACCGCTGGCCATAGTgcactcttccttcctcccccctTTCTCTGCACTACTACTATACATTCACCTCCATAGTACTTCCGACAGTAAGGCGTTCCCCACGTCATACCAGTGAATATCGTGGCGATTTGTTTTTCTGTTTTCTCCCGCCGCCGCAGACGCGCTCGCCCTGTTGCTTTCTCCCAGGTCATCCACTCACCTCGAGCCACAGTCAAATAATCCCATCCCCCATAATGAACGCTGCCCAGCTTCTCCAGGattccctctcccccaaCCAGGCCGCCCGAGAATCAGCCACCCAGCAACTCGAGGCCGCCGCGAGGGACAACTTTGTGAGTAACCGCCCTTCCACAACACACCACAGCCCTTCCGCTcacaaacaacaaacagcaCGGCTATCTCCACACTCTTGCCACAGAGCTCGCCAACGAAAGCCAGAGCCTCGATGTACGATATGCCGCAGGTCTCGCCTTCAAGAACGGTATCGCCGCCCGAGTATGCATGTTTTCCTTTCTTACCCATAACAAACTGCTCACAGGACATCTCGCAGGATGCTATAAACCAGCCCGTGCTTTCTGAACGATGGCTTGCCCTCCCCGAATCAGCAACCAACCCTCTCAAACACCTTTCACTTTCCACCCTTGGATCTCCCCAGCTTCGTGCCGGTGCAGTCGCTGCACAGTGTGTTTCAGCCATCGCTGCAATCGAATTGCCGGTGGGCAAGTGGCCAGAGTTGATCCCCCAATTACTCGAATTTGTGCAGAACCAGGACAACACTGGATTGAGAGTCAACACTTTGCAGGCTGTTGGTTACATCTGCGAAGTTATCGTGAGTTATCATGATCCATCTGACATACGTGTCTAGCATTGACATGCATATAGCGACCTGATATCCTTGCTGCCAAGTCAAATGAGATCCTCACCGCCGTTGTTCAGGGAGCccgaaaagaagagccTAGTCATGAGGTTCAACATGCCGCTATTCAGGCCTTGTACAATTCTCTCGAGTTCATTAGGGATAATTTCGAGCGAGAGGTTTGTTCGATCAATGACTTGTCACGCGACTTTTGGACTAACAACGGTTTTAGGGCGAACGAAACTACATCATGCAGGTTGTGTGCGAGGCTACTCAAAGTCCCTCTGTTCCTGTCCAAGTCGGAGCTTTCGAATGTCTCGTGCAGATTATGCACTTGTATTACGAAAAGATGGACTTCTACATGGAGCGGGCCCTCTTTGGCGTACGTCTTGCATCGGCATCTTAATCGTTCGAAGCTGATGTGTCTTAGCTTACCATCATGGGTATGAAACATGCCGAGGAACCCGTTGCCCTCCAAGCCATCGAGTTCTGGAGTACTGTCTGTGAAGAGGAAATCGAGCTAACCGCTCAGGCCCAAGACGTTGGTCATTTTTGatatcttttttttttcgtaCTGATTTTCCGCAGGCTTTGCAATACGGCGACCATCCTGAAATTGAGTCCAAGGGTTTTGCCAAGGCTGCTCTCAATGACATTCTTCCCGTTCTCCTCGAACTCCTTTCTCAACaaaatgaggatgatgacgaagatgacTGGACAAAGTCTATGGCCGCTGCTGCCTGTCTGCAGCTTTTGGCTCAGAATATCGGTGATGAGATTGTTGGCCCCGTTGTGCCCTTCGTTGAGGCTGGTATCACCCGACAAGACTGGCAGCATCGAGAGGC
It contains:
- a CDS encoding flap endonuclease 1, whose translation is MGIKGLTGLLSENAPKCMKDHEMKTLFGRKVAIDASMSIYQFLIAVRQQDGQMLMNESGDVTSHLMGFFYRTIRMVDHGIKPCYIFDGKPPELKGSVLAKRFARREEAKEGEEEAKETGTAEDVDKLARRQVRVTREHNEECKKLLSLMGIPVVTAPGEAEAQCAELARAGKVYAAGSEDMDTLTFNSPILLRHLTFSEAKRMPISEIHLDVALRDLEMSMDQFIELCILLGCDYLEPCKGIGPKTALKLMREHGTLGKVVEHIRGKMAEKAEEIKAAAEEEAEAEAEAEKYDSDPESEEGGETMINSDGEEVPAPSKPKSPKKKAPAKKKKVASSGMQIPEFWPWEEAKQLFMKPDVVNGDDLVLEWKQPDTEGLVEFLCRDKGFNEDRVRAGAAKLSKMLAAKQQGRLDGFFTVKPKEPAAKNTGKGKGKDTKGEKRKAEEKGGAKKKNKK
- a CDS encoding ubiquitin carboxyl-terminal hydrolase L5; amino-acid sequence: MADDPSGWSLTESDPQVFTQLLKDLGVKGLQVDDLYSLDAETLATLKPIHALIFLFKYVAPDAESSQESAGVEVDPLDNGVWFANQVINNSCGTLAALNAVMNIKPQRSVHEDESIQLGSELENLREFGAGMQSLDLGHVLSSSDHIREVHNSFSKSSPFSMDPSAFPEREKEDAYHFVAYLPINDILYELDGLRRFPIMHAPVEGDWLDTARETIEQRIATYPAGSLMFNLLCVRSAAIPRLERLINDPSTPAEQKFVIQDQLEHERNKSQKGAMENSLRRHNLLPVVFQLFKSLGESGMAAKAVEDARTKGKERRERMQAKGEAE
- a CDS encoding F-type H -transporting ATPase subunit H, whose amino-acid sequence is MASILRLSAQKAPMAFARSFSVSAVKMDLVQDLYVNQLKSYKPAAKAADAHVGSVRSFTAPKAPSAPALPTDLASELSKFDAEEPTIGGSAPKTSASSEGGESVEEYLAFLEKDLPKADAHH